A single Balneola sp. DNA region contains:
- a CDS encoding VOC family protein: MKFKPSGLNHITIRVNRINASKEFYGDILGLELIKTMGQSMAVYDIGNGDTLVIVEAETSYDPTSRDFRVDHFGFYVDSPEEVNEIAEYFRDKEVTIMSGPANRKKGRFLFVADPDGNMIEFFYEEKN; the protein is encoded by the coding sequence ATGAAATTTAAACCTTCAGGACTGAATCATATCACTATCAGGGTAAACAGAATCAATGCATCCAAAGAGTTTTATGGAGACATATTAGGGCTTGAGCTAATCAAAACAATGGGGCAGAGCATGGCAGTATACGATATAGGCAATGGGGATACCCTTGTTATTGTAGAAGCAGAAACCAGCTATGACCCCACTTCCAGAGACTTTAGAGTAGACCACTTTGGGTTTTATGTCGATTCTCCTGAAGAAGTAAATGAGATAGCTGAGTATTTCAGGGATAAAGAAGTAACGATAATGAGCGGTCCTGCTAACAGAAAAAAAGGGCGTTTTCTTTTTGTGGCCGATCCTGATGGGAATATGATCGAGTTCTTTTATGAAGAAAAAAATTAG
- a CDS encoding sodium-dependent bicarbonate transport family permease, with product MESLLSNFASPVVLAFVLGILAKTFKSDLEIPKPLYQGISIYLLLAIGLKGGVELSKTPFSEFVWPAAATLALGVLTPLIAYVVLRYLGKMDLINASAVAAHYGSVSAVTFIASVAYMEAQGLTPEGFMPTLVAILEVPGIIVALMIPQLMGSNKGSFKKALHEVVTGSSIILLLGGLTIGFIAGPVKFESVQPFFVSGFQGALVLFLLELGMVTARRLQDLKKVGFFLLGFGIIVPIFFGLMAVWVGQLAGLSIAGSAVLAAMVSSGSYIAAPAAVRIALPKASPTLYLTASLGITFPFNIALGIPLYLYLANLIGG from the coding sequence ATGGAATCTTTATTATCCAATTTTGCATCCCCCGTAGTTCTCGCTTTTGTACTGGGTATTCTGGCAAAGACGTTTAAAAGTGATCTCGAAATTCCTAAACCCCTTTATCAGGGTATATCCATTTACTTGTTGTTGGCTATTGGTCTAAAGGGTGGAGTTGAGTTAAGTAAAACCCCATTTAGTGAATTTGTCTGGCCTGCAGCAGCAACACTTGCACTTGGAGTACTAACCCCTTTGATTGCTTATGTGGTGCTAAGGTACCTAGGGAAGATGGATTTGATTAATGCCTCTGCGGTAGCAGCTCACTATGGATCAGTATCAGCTGTTACTTTCATTGCTTCTGTTGCATATATGGAGGCACAGGGATTAACTCCCGAGGGTTTCATGCCTACGTTAGTTGCTATACTTGAAGTCCCAGGAATAATAGTGGCGTTAATGATTCCTCAGCTTATGGGCTCGAACAAAGGTTCTTTCAAAAAGGCACTACATGAAGTAGTAACAGGAAGCAGTATCATACTTTTGCTGGGAGGTCTAACAATTGGATTTATTGCCGGCCCTGTAAAGTTTGAATCAGTTCAACCATTTTTCGTTAGCGGTTTTCAAGGTGCGCTAGTTCTTTTCCTGCTTGAATTGGGGATGGTTACTGCTCGTCGCCTTCAGGATTTGAAAAAAGTGGGATTCTTCCTTCTTGGATTTGGAATCATTGTCCCCATATTTTTTGGACTAATGGCCGTTTGGGTTGGACAACTGGCGGGGTTAAGTATTGCAGGCTCTGCAGTCCTGGCTGCAATGGTTTCCAGTGGATCTTATATTGCTGCACCTGCTGCAGTAAGAATTGCTTTACCCAAAGCAAGTCCAACTTTATATCTGACAGCTTCGTTAGGTATTACTTTCCCATTTAACATTGCTCTGGGAATTCCACTATATCTTTATTTGGCTAATTTAATTGGAGGCTGA
- the rsmI gene encoding 16S rRNA (cytidine(1402)-2'-O)-methyltransferase has protein sequence MSTLYIVATPIGNLGDFSQRAIETLNSADYIACEDTRTSSKLLQRFGINKPTFSFHQHNEHSKVKHVLNILEANQSVALISDAGMPGISDPGFLAIRAAKQEGYDVIVVPGPDAATTALVASGLPSDRYVFEGFLPQKKGRQKRLSQLVGEERTLIIYESPNRLIKLLGELEQYFEPDRLIAVARELTKSFEEIVRGTITEVKEEFSSRDSIKGEIVVIISGKGYSE, from the coding sequence TTGTCTACACTTTATATCGTAGCTACACCAATTGGAAACTTAGGAGATTTCTCTCAACGAGCTATCGAAACTCTAAATTCAGCTGACTACATAGCCTGCGAGGATACCCGAACCTCAAGCAAGCTTCTACAACGATTTGGGATTAATAAACCCACATTCTCATTCCATCAGCATAATGAACATTCCAAGGTTAAGCATGTGCTAAATATCTTAGAAGCCAATCAAAGTGTTGCCTTGATTTCGGATGCAGGTATGCCTGGAATTTCAGATCCAGGATTCCTCGCTATAAGGGCTGCTAAACAAGAAGGCTATGATGTAATAGTAGTTCCAGGGCCTGATGCCGCTACTACGGCTCTTGTTGCAAGCGGATTACCAAGTGATCGTTATGTATTTGAAGGGTTTTTACCTCAAAAAAAGGGGCGGCAGAAACGTCTTTCTCAACTAGTCGGGGAAGAACGAACACTCATTATCTATGAAAGCCCCAACAGGTTGATAAAATTACTTGGCGAACTGGAGCAATACTTTGAACCAGATCGTTTAATCGCCGTTGCAAGAGAACTAACTAAATCTTTTGAAGAAATTGTAAGGGGCACAATAACCGAAGTAAAAGAAGAGTTTTCTTCGCGTGATTCTATAAAAGGCGAAATTGTGGTAATTATTTCAGGTAAAGGGTACTCAGAATGA
- a CDS encoding transcriptional regulator, which produces MALTELYLVTIITERIFRDDIIQEIKSFGATGYTLTDTTGEGSRGVRASDWEGKNVKIEVVVNKEVGDKIIDAVADKYFENYSVIAYVYPVRVVRGDKYI; this is translated from the coding sequence ATGGCACTTACAGAATTATATTTAGTAACGATTATTACAGAGAGAATTTTCAGAGATGACATCATTCAGGAAATAAAATCATTTGGTGCTACAGGATATACATTAACCGATACAACAGGAGAGGGGTCCCGTGGTGTTAGAGCGAGTGATTGGGAAGGAAAGAATGTGAAAATTGAGGTGGTGGTTAATAAAGAAGTAGGAGATAAAATCATAGATGCAGTTGCTGACAAATACTTCGAAAACTACTCCGTGATTGCTTATGTATATCCCGTGAGGGTTGTTAGAGGAGATAAGTACATCTGA
- a CDS encoding DEAD/DEAH box helicase has protein sequence MSTFKELGLQEDVLEAIKLLGFETPTKVQQLAIPSILNSERDLIALAQTGTGKTGAFGLPSIQMVDSGLKKVQVLVLSPTRELAIQIAKDLKTFAKKRKGVTTVAVYGGANISTQIKALKNGCQVVVGTPGRTLDLIKRNQLDVSEIKTLVLDEADEMLNMGFQEELDAILENTPSNKRTFLFSATMPKPIAKMAKKYMSDPEEIEVGERNSGAKNVEHHFYMVHAKDRFEALKRTVDMNPKIYGIIFCRTRYETAEISSKLTRDGYDVDFLNGDLSQAQRDDVMNRFRTKELQLLVATDVAARGLDVDNLTHVINFNLPDDLEVYVHRSGRTGRAGNSGISIAIVHTREMRRIRSLEKMIGKSFTKKDMPSGEEICAIRMLDLIDKVKETEVNEEQIQKFLPEAVEKLSDLSREDLIKHFLSVEFNQFLDYYQNSRDLNTAPGKERTGERNRGRGSDFDRYFINLGKRDGLNPVRLMGLVNETLKGTKPDFGKIDVQLNFSFFEVEKGFQKNLINSVKGVSFEGRDVVIETSDKDPGKKVGKRSFKKNKGKGKRRR, from the coding sequence ATGTCCACCTTTAAAGAATTAGGCTTACAAGAAGATGTTCTTGAAGCCATAAAACTGTTGGGTTTTGAAACTCCAACAAAAGTCCAACAATTAGCTATTCCTTCGATCCTGAACTCGGAAAGAGACTTAATAGCGTTGGCCCAAACAGGAACTGGAAAGACAGGTGCTTTTGGTCTTCCATCTATTCAGATGGTTGATTCGGGATTAAAGAAAGTTCAGGTACTGGTTCTTTCTCCCACAAGAGAGCTGGCTATTCAGATAGCCAAAGACCTAAAGACATTTGCCAAAAAGAGAAAAGGCGTAACCACCGTGGCAGTATATGGTGGGGCAAACATATCTACTCAGATTAAAGCACTAAAAAACGGGTGTCAGGTTGTTGTTGGTACTCCTGGCCGTACTTTGGATCTGATCAAAAGAAATCAGCTTGACGTATCAGAGATCAAAACCCTGGTACTGGATGAAGCGGATGAAATGTTGAATATGGGTTTCCAGGAAGAGCTAGATGCCATTCTTGAAAACACACCTTCCAATAAAAGAACCTTTCTTTTCTCAGCAACTATGCCGAAGCCTATTGCTAAAATGGCAAAAAAATACATGTCTGATCCGGAAGAAATAGAAGTTGGTGAACGTAATTCCGGGGCTAAGAATGTAGAGCACCATTTTTACATGGTACATGCTAAAGACCGCTTTGAAGCTCTTAAGCGAACGGTGGATATGAATCCTAAGATCTATGGGATCATCTTTTGCAGAACCAGATATGAAACCGCTGAAATATCGTCTAAACTAACCAGGGATGGCTATGACGTAGACTTCTTAAATGGTGATTTGTCTCAGGCTCAAAGAGACGATGTAATGAATCGGTTTCGAACGAAAGAACTTCAATTACTTGTGGCTACTGATGTAGCGGCACGAGGCTTAGATGTAGATAACCTTACTCATGTAATCAATTTCAATTTACCTGATGATTTAGAGGTCTATGTACATCGAAGCGGAAGAACTGGTAGAGCTGGAAATTCAGGTATTTCCATTGCGATCGTTCATACCCGTGAGATGCGTAGAATTCGAAGCCTTGAGAAAATGATAGGTAAGAGTTTTACTAAAAAAGATATGCCAAGTGGTGAGGAAATTTGTGCAATCAGGATGCTGGACTTGATAGACAAAGTGAAAGAAACGGAAGTGAATGAGGAACAAATACAGAAGTTTCTTCCTGAAGCAGTGGAAAAACTATCTGATCTAAGCCGAGAAGATCTTATTAAGCATTTTCTATCTGTAGAATTCAACCAATTCCTTGATTATTATCAGAATTCACGAGATTTGAATACTGCTCCTGGAAAAGAAAGAACAGGAGAAAGAAATAGAGGAAGAGGCTCCGATTTTGATAGATACTTCATTAACCTTGGCAAAAGAGATGGATTAAATCCTGTTCGGTTAATGGGATTAGTTAATGAAACTCTAAAAGGTACCAAACCAGATTTTGGTAAGATTGATGTACAACTAAACTTTTCCTTTTTTGAAGTTGAAAAGGGATTTCAAAAAAACTTGATCAACAGTGTTAAAGGGGTTTCATTTGAAGGGAGGGATGTAGTAATTGAGACAAGTGATAAAGATCCCGGAAAGAAGGTTGGAAAACGTTCTTTCAAAAAGAATAAAGGAAAAGGTAAAAGAAGAAGGTAA
- the lnt gene encoding apolipoprotein N-acyltransferase: protein MNTWLSNKWALSGTAGILLALSFPPVNLSFLSIPAFILFFKLIDECESYKQTAYYTYLGFLIWNLGATYWLMMASIGAGTAAILANSVLMTIPLALSLFFSRKFSSPFLVALLQASAWVSYEFLHHHWDLAWPWLAIGNAWSNHIGMIQYISITGHLGISFWVVFTAALATQTIKYKSKLLLNSSIASLLVLPLLSLIYFAVSELPSNHENVTRVAVIQPNHDSYEDYGGMSGAGEVLDSLFSITQKTRLENTELIVWPENAIDKPIFFNSYTSQRIADSARAWNTDFIVGTGLYTIYDEEPDLYRGLINGRPYNVFNSALYVENNGFKSRYDKANLVPIVERFPFLPFFSKIDVFGWIDWGRQAGFGQGNTPDMLEAETYSTPGLVCYDSVYPSWTRKFVTDGADFITIITNDGWWGNSSGHLQHFAYARLRAIEFDRWIVRSANNGTSGIIRPDGTIEQKTDYWIRTGFTSTIPNVQTSTLYARFGDWVSYLTLALTFLGLLIGRFRKAKAAVTSNE, encoded by the coding sequence ATGAATACATGGCTGTCGAATAAATGGGCATTATCTGGAACTGCAGGTATATTATTAGCACTAAGCTTTCCTCCTGTAAACCTCTCTTTTTTATCTATTCCTGCGTTCATCCTTTTCTTCAAACTGATTGATGAGTGTGAATCCTATAAACAAACTGCTTATTACACATATTTAGGGTTTCTTATTTGGAATTTAGGAGCTACGTACTGGTTAATGATGGCCAGTATTGGAGCTGGCACTGCAGCTATTTTGGCTAATAGTGTATTGATGACTATTCCTCTGGCTTTATCACTTTTTTTCTCGAGAAAGTTTAGCTCTCCATTTCTTGTAGCCTTACTACAAGCCTCTGCCTGGGTTAGTTATGAGTTTTTGCATCATCATTGGGATTTAGCATGGCCCTGGCTGGCAATCGGAAATGCATGGTCTAATCATATAGGTATGATCCAATACATATCTATCACTGGACACCTTGGGATTTCTTTTTGGGTTGTTTTTACGGCTGCTTTGGCAACTCAGACTATCAAATATAAATCAAAGCTGCTTCTGAACAGTTCAATTGCATCTCTCCTAGTTCTTCCCCTCCTCTCCTTAATTTATTTTGCTGTATCAGAACTTCCTTCTAATCATGAAAATGTTACCAGAGTGGCGGTAATTCAACCTAATCATGACTCCTATGAAGATTATGGAGGCATGAGTGGAGCAGGAGAAGTATTGGATAGTCTTTTTTCAATCACTCAAAAAACCCGTCTCGAGAATACCGAACTCATTGTTTGGCCTGAAAATGCAATCGATAAGCCCATCTTTTTTAATTCTTACACTAGTCAGCGTATTGCAGACTCCGCAAGAGCGTGGAATACAGATTTCATAGTGGGTACCGGGCTTTATACCATTTATGATGAAGAACCTGATTTATACCGCGGCTTAATTAATGGGAGGCCTTATAATGTGTTTAACTCTGCCCTCTATGTAGAGAACAATGGCTTCAAATCAAGGTACGACAAAGCTAATTTAGTTCCCATTGTTGAGCGTTTTCCATTCTTACCTTTCTTCTCAAAAATAGACGTGTTTGGATGGATAGATTGGGGTAGGCAAGCGGGTTTTGGACAAGGTAACACTCCTGATATGTTAGAAGCAGAGACTTACTCTACTCCTGGTCTTGTCTGCTATGATTCAGTATATCCTTCATGGACTAGAAAATTCGTAACTGATGGAGCAGATTTTATAACTATCATAACCAACGACGGATGGTGGGGTAATTCGAGTGGACATCTCCAACATTTTGCTTATGCTCGTTTAAGAGCTATTGAATTTGATCGTTGGATAGTAAGAAGCGCCAATAATGGTACTTCCGGAATCATTAGACCAGATGGAACCATTGAGCAGAAAACAGATTATTGGATCCGCACAGGGTTTACTTCTACCATCCCCAATGTTCAAACTTCTACCCTTTATGCACGGTTTGGAGATTGGGTTTCCTACCTCACCCTTGCTTTAACTTTCCTGGGTTTATTGATTGGAAGGTTTAGGAAAGCAAAAGCTGCTGTTACCTCGAACGAATAG